agtgcttataggagaattcctctatatatatacatatatatatatatatatatatatacacacgtaaATAGCATATTTGAGGAGGAGGAATCCAAACCGTGATCACCAAGGTGATAAACACCATCTTTAGTATTTCAACTAATGAATCGGAtaagtaatatattttttaaagatatataaacatattttatatatatgtgtgtgtgtgaagtataattttttatataaaaaatttggGGGCTTGCAGTCCCCTCCCTCCGCCCTTGATGGAATGGTACCCACCAGAGGCAGAGAGTTCTTGGACAGATTCAAGAACTGCAAGATGCTTGAATACCCAAATGGCAGAAGCCTAATTACACTAGAAAACCCATTGCCTAACGACTCGATAACTTGTAGCTTAAGTTTATCTATCATCTGAAAAAACCCACTCATGAAAGGGAAGGTAGAAGGAGGAGTTAAGACGTAAAAAGGGGGACATAATAGACAAAAAGGTAATTTTGCCATGTTGAGCTAAGCCATACGATTGAATGAACGGGTGGGATTTTAAAAATTCTAAGAATTTCAGTTACCATGCATTTCAGACTTTCAGCCCCCAATCCGGAAGTGAGCCTTTAGAGGTAGAGATATATTATGGCGATCTGCATAGAAATAGAGATGGCAAGTCTCAATTTTTCAGATCTTCATCAGACTCTGATTCAATCTACATTTCTGTCCAAATctggaaaatttttaattttcacaCTGCATTAAAAAGATTCAACTTTCAAAAAATAACCATCAATTTGAACTTTGCTTCACTCAATTTTAGTAATTTACAAGTTAAATTGGTAACAATCTGcaaaggattaaaaaaaacactgagGGAAAAATATTACATAAGGGCATATGTGCTTGAACTAATTCTTCAAATTTCCACCACTATTattactaataaaaaaaatttcaaatgaaaatataaaacgATGGAATGATGCTTATCATCACATTATACAGATAATAATCGTTTAGCACAAATAAAAGTCCAAAAATTCTGCTCTTAGGAACCTCTCAACTATTGTTCACTTGAGAAAGAACTTCCATATGTCTCTGTCAGTCATTTCCTTTATTAAATGCAATCCGAAAACGCCTTCTTCATCTACGAGACTTTTCAGGTGTCGCGCTCCATTGTTGAAACCAACATAATGCTTCTTTGTTGCTAAGTAAATTACTCCATATGGAGGTCTCACACACTGCTTATCAGCAACAACagcaaaaataataattaaatgaaTGAAATTAAACAAGAGAATCGAACATTGACATCAAATTATAATCATCTACGAAAACTTTTGCGTAGCATCATTGTCCTTTCATGTCTTCATCGGAATGGTCACATGCCGTAATCATAAGTCACTTTGCAAAAACATCCAAAAACATCATGAAAGAATGGAAATGAGCAACCATACCTTCTTGATAAGACCATATAGCTTCTTCAATGGAGTTACTGAGTATGGTATCTCTGTCAGTAAAATAACATCATAACCTCCTTCTCCCAGATCTGTCTCATCAGCCCTTTCCCATGCTCGGCTTCCCGAAAGTTTTCTTGATCGCCTTGCGGGACACTCCTGCCCTGTTACACTACCATCTTGGCTACTGCATCCATCCATGAAATCCTCCTCAGAGAAGCTCAACTTCATCCCTGTTTTCACTTCATATGCATCGCTCCTAACCACAGACAAAACAGTGGGGAGTTCTTCCCAATCCCCAGCATAGAACTGGACTGTTGGGGACAAAGTTTGTCTAGATGGAGTAAGGGGGCTCTCTGGTTGTCGACTTTGTCTGTCCCGGGCTTCCTCAAGGTTGCCCAGGACATTTGGTATGGTTGTACATCTTATGGTTTCTGCATTGAGGTCTTGAAAGTGCACTGTACAAGCCCCCTGCATGATAGCTTTttggaataactaatttatgCAAGTAAATAACTAGCTTGAAGTGCAACCATCTGAGCAAACTAATTGCTGTACCTACTCAATCTAATAGGATTCTGTACAGAAAAGGTGCTTTGGTTGGCCTTTAAGCAGAAAAAACATAAGCCCATTCACAACTCAAAACAAAAGAGTTCACCAAAATTAAGAGGTAATCCAACGAAGGTCTTTCCAGGTTCTGCAAGCAACTAATGCCACTAGAATCGCTAAAAGAGATGTAACGgttagggaaaaagaaaaattgagcAAGATCAATTGAACTATACCTTCAGGCAAGCGAAAATCCCAGGAAGTCCATAGCTGCAGCTCAACTGGTAATAATCACCAATccaaaaaggataaaaaaaaaaaaaaaggtattagACTTTACCTTTGAGAATtaagaaatagaaaaaatgaCTAGTCAAATTTCTCTTTAAACCAAAAGGATAAAAGTTTGCAGACCTTATTGCTTTAAAGGAAGCAGTTGTTGCACCGAAACATGCAACAGGGTTCAAAGAATCCAACAGCAGAAAGTGAAATAGAAAAATTTTTGGCATTCTGATGGTAAAAAGAAGTTGTTCAATTAGAGGTTAAGAAGGGGAGGAGGTGAACTGGGTCATGATATTATTTCTCTGATGTCGCAAGGTCATCATGTCGAAACTgggaacaacaaaacaaaaaaaaaaaaacaccaaggAATCATGGGTTGTCCAGTGGTAGGACAACCTGCCTAGAACCTTGACGTCCTTGGTTCTATTCCTATGGGAGGGGCGGGGATAGGAGATTATTTCCGAGGGATTAATGTACCCAAAAAAGGCCTAGACACAAACAAAGCATTTGTCTTAAGCATATAGTCAATGGAAAATAGAAATGACATCTTCAATTTGAACTCCCAGATTGAAAAGATGTTTTGACAGAGTTACAAGCTGGATAATATcatcttcctttttctcttgtttAGTTGTTTATCTACCAGAACACCACAGGGAGTGCCTCACCATTCTATTGTGaagtaggggtggcaaaactctGTCCTGTCtggatgaccgaatttgtccgacttggattaaaccaagtttggacataagttatatgtccgaaatccggATCCAAGCACAAAATTTTTTCCAGTTTAAAACATGGTCCGGGTCTAAACAAAAAAATCTTGTttaatttacttgtccggaccctaacccggattaggttattatccgatttacttatTCGGATTAAACTAAtccgggtttgatcaattaagtacgtccgaaatccaatccgggttagggtccgGCCATGTAaacatttcgtaaacacgtggtATTGTCCGATCCTGAAccgattttttgccacccctattgTGAAGAACCATAGAGTGAATCATGGAAGATTAATGAAAGAAGTAATAATAATTGCCTATTGGGTAAAAGAGGAATGCTATGATTTCCAAGATCCTAATTAAGATTAATGAAAGAAGTAATAATAACTGCCTATTGGGTAAAAGAGGAATGCTATGATTTCCAAGATCCTAATTATGACTAAACACTGTACTACAGTGCTACTGATGATATTTAAACATTGCATTAAGTACTAAtaactaataagtaataactgcCTACTGGGTAAAAGAGGAAAGCTTATGATTTCCAATATACTAATTACGACCAAACACTGTACTACAGTGCTACTGATGATATTTAAACATTGCATTAAGTTCATTTCCGTCATCAAGCAGAGACGCAACATGCCAgggttgctaaaaagaa
This genomic window from Tripterygium wilfordii isolate XIE 37 chromosome 9, ASM1340144v1, whole genome shotgun sequence contains:
- the LOC120004736 gene encoding uncharacterized protein LOC120004736 isoform X2, translating into MRAPSLLAQCLPGLVTHERGSHSMSTISERDTHLPSPAVEILPSKTAHSYKHAGDNVELQGLHMFKGRISVADIIGFGGSEIVPSKPDGPLRSWDSSIDLVNVLKHEIRDGQLSFRGKRVLEGACTVHFQDLNAETIRCTTIPNVLGNLEEARDRQSRQPESPLTPSRQTLSPTVQFYAGDWEELPTVLSVVRSDAYEVKTGMKLSFSEEDFMDGCSSQDGSVTGQECPARRSRKLSGSRAWERADETDLGEGGYDVILLTEIPYSVTPLKKLYGLIKKCVRPPYGVIYLATKKHYVGFNNGARHLKSLVDEEGVFGLHLIKEMTDRDIWKFFLK
- the LOC120004736 gene encoding histidine protein methyltransferase 1 homolog isoform X1 produces the protein MRAPSLLAQCLPGLVTHERGSHSMSTISERDTHLPSPAVEILPSKTAHSYKHAGDNVELQGLHMFKGRISVADIIGFGGSEIVPSKPDGPLRSWDSSIDLVNVLKHEIRDGQLSFRGKRVLELSCSYGLPGIFACLKGACTVHFQDLNAETIRCTTIPNVLGNLEEARDRQSRQPESPLTPSRQTLSPTVQFYAGDWEELPTVLSVVRSDAYEVKTGMKLSFSEEDFMDGCSSQDGSVTGQECPARRSRKLSGSRAWERADETDLGEGGYDVILLTEIPYSVTPLKKLYGLIKKCVRPPYGVIYLATKKHYVGFNNGARHLKSLVDEEGVFGLHLIKEMTDRDIWKFFLK